The following is a genomic window from Chloracidobacterium sp..
GGTCAAGACGGGCGATGTTTTTTTCGCGCTTTCGCAGCCGGAATATGCGGATAACGGATTCAATGGTGATTTTGATGATTCGACACGATATGCGGCATCGGCACTCGACGCAGGGGCGGCGGCAGTTGTGCTGCGGCGCGACCGTTTCGATGAATACGCGCTAGAGCTTGCACCTCATACGGGCCGCTTGATCTATGTTGATGATGCGATCGCTGCTCTCCAGCGTCTTGCCCGTGCAGTGTATCGCATTTGGGGCGGAAAGGTCGTTGCGGTCACCGGAAGTGCGGGAAAGACGACCGCCAAGGAGCTTACGGCACACGTGCTCGCTGCATCGGGACGTAAAACGCTGAAAAATATCAAGAATTACAATAACGGCCTCGGCCATCCGCTGACGGTACTCAAGCTCGCGGCTGAGCCTGATCACGATGTTGCGGTTCTTGAGATGGGAATGTCCACACCGCTTCACGAGATCGAGCGGCTGTGTAACATAACGCCGCCTGACGTAGCCGTGGTTTTGAACGTCTTGCCGGTACATCTTGAGCATCTCGGCACTATCGAGCGTATCGCAGAGGCGAAGGCAGAGATCGTTGAGGGAATGAAACCCGGCGGCACTGCTGTTCTGAACGCTGATGACCCGCGCGTCGCCGCAATGCGTTCTTTGTCGAAGGGCGATGTTCTGACCTTTGGTATTGATAATGATGCGGATGTGCGGGCGGTCGATATTTCGGTCGCCGGCTTTGCTTCTACAAGGTTTGATGTTTGCGTGGACGGGCAGCGGGCGAGCGTTGAATATCCGCTGAACGGCAAGCACAATATCCTGAATGCTTTGGCGGCAGCGGCGGTCGGTTACAGCTTTGGAATGACAGTGAGCGAGATCGCGAATGCACTTTCCACCGCCGAAGCTCCGCCTCAGCGCGGTGAGGTGCTAAAATTTGCCGATGGCTTCACGGTGATCAACGATACATACAACTCGAACCCCGACGCGCTGCTTTCGATGACACAAACGCTTATTGCAGGTTCACCTGCCACGGCCAGAAAAGTGGTTTTTGCGGGCGAAATGCTCGAACTTGGCGATGGATCCGCCGCAATTCATCGGCGAACGGGTGAACGGATCGGGGCAATGGGCATCGATGTACTTGTCGGAGTACGCGGCAATGGGCGTGATCTTGCGGCTGGGGCGGCTGATGCAGGCATTGCGGATGTCAGATTTGCGGACGATTCGGCGATGGCTGCTGATATTGCGCTGGAATTGCTCCGTTCGGGCGATGTCGTTTTACTCAAAGGGTCTCGCGGTGTACGAATGGAAAAGATCGTCGAGCGGCTGCTCGAAAGATTTGAGTTGGAGAAAAAGGCTGCGGCAAAGTAGCTGAAAAGTGACGTTCGAATGCTTTACTTTCTGCTTTATCAATTGATCTTTAGAGAATACGGCCAGAACAGCGAGTCGTATTTCTTCAAAGGCCTGAACGTTGTTCAGTACGTTACGTTCCGCACGGGCATGGCCACCATTACGTCACTGCTTCTTTCGCTGTTTCTCGGAAAATGGGTCATCAGGAAATTGCGTGATCTTAATGTCGGTCAGGAGATACGCGAAGAATTAAGCGAAGAACATCAGGCGAAAAAAGGTACACCGACAATGGGCGGCGTGCTGATCATCGGGGCGGTAATGATCTCGTCGATCCTTTGGGCAAGGCTCGATAGCCTTTACCTTTGGCTTACCATCGGAGCGACCGGCCTGTTCGCATTTATCGGTTTTGCTGATGACTATATCAAAATAGTCAAAAAGCGGAGTCTCGGGCTTACTGAGCGGCAGAAACTGATCGGCCAACTCGTTACGGCTGTGCTGGTGTGGGCGGTGCTTTACCTTTTTACGAGCTATCCGTGGAATGTCAGCATTCCGTTCTTTAAGGATACTGCGCTGCCTCACGGCGTAAGCTATGCCGGCCCTTTTATTTACCTTTTCTTTGTCGTGTTTATTCTGCTCGGCTCGTCGAATGCCGTTAATCTGACGGA
Proteins encoded in this region:
- the murF gene encoding UDP-N-acetylmuramoyl-tripeptide--D-alanyl-D-alanine ligase; its protein translation is MSFVIDSREVKTGDVFFALSQPEYADNGFNGDFDDSTRYAASALDAGAAAVVLRRDRFDEYALELAPHTGRLIYVDDAIAALQRLARAVYRIWGGKVVAVTGSAGKTTAKELTAHVLAASGRKTLKNIKNYNNGLGHPLTVLKLAAEPDHDVAVLEMGMSTPLHEIERLCNITPPDVAVVLNVLPVHLEHLGTIERIAEAKAEIVEGMKPGGTAVLNADDPRVAAMRSLSKGDVLTFGIDNDADVRAVDISVAGFASTRFDVCVDGQRASVEYPLNGKHNILNALAAAAVGYSFGMTVSEIANALSTAEAPPQRGEVLKFADGFTVINDTYNSNPDALLSMTQTLIAGSPATARKVVFAGEMLELGDGSAAIHRRTGERIGAMGIDVLVGVRGNGRDLAAGAADAGIADVRFADDSAMAADIALELLRSGDVVLLKGSRGVRMEKIVERLLERFELEKKAAAK
- a CDS encoding phospho-N-acetylmuramoyl-pentapeptide-transferase, which produces MLYFLLYQLIFREYGQNSESYFFKGLNVVQYVTFRTGMATITSLLLSLFLGKWVIRKLRDLNVGQEIREELSEEHQAKKGTPTMGGVLIIGAVMISSILWARLDSLYLWLTIGATGLFAFIGFADDYIKIVKKRSLGLTERQKLIGQLVTAVLVWAVLYLFTSYPWNVSIPFFKDTALPHGVSYAGPFIYLFFVVFILLGSSNAVNLTDGLDGLAASITLIAMSALTALTYVASDARWAERLDITHNPAAGELTVFCGAMVGASLGFLWYNAPPAEVFMGDVGSLAIGGALGTVAVLTKQEFLLPFIGGIFVLEAVSVIIQKTFFKFTRRTSGEGRRFFRQAPIHHHFQMSGWKEPKIVFRFVIIAILFALLSLATLKLR